In one Phaenicophaeus curvirostris isolate KB17595 chromosome 19, BPBGC_Pcur_1.0, whole genome shotgun sequence genomic region, the following are encoded:
- the SOX9 gene encoding transcription factor SOX-9, with product MNLLDPFMKMTEEQDKCISDAPSPTMSDDSAGSPCPSGSGSDTENTRPQENTFPKGDPDLKKENDEDKFPVCIREAVSQVLKGYDWTLVPMPVRVNGSSKNKPHVKRPMNAFMVWAQAARRKLADQYPHLHNAELSKTLGKLWRLLNESEKRPFVEEAERLRVQHKKDHPDYKYQPRRRKSVKNGQSEQEEGSEQTHISPNAIFKALQADSPQSSSSISEVHSPGEHSGQSQGPPTPPTTPKTDAQPGKQDLKREGRPLQEGGRQPPHIDFRDVDIGELSSDVISNIETFDVNEFDQYLPPNGHPGVPATHGQPGQVTYTGSYGISSTSGSQAGAGHVWMSKQQPQQPPPQPQPQAQHGLPALSSEQGQAQQRTHIKTEQLSPSHYSEQQQHSPQQINYSSFNLQHYSSSYPTITRSQYDYTDHQNSSSYYSHAAGQSSSLYSTFTYMNPTQRPMYTPIADTSGVPSIPQTHSPQHWEQPVYTQLTRP from the exons ATGAATCTCCTAGACCCCTTCATGAAAATGACAGAAGAGCAGGACAAATGTATCTCCgacgcccccagccccaccatgtCGGATGACTCGGCCGGGTCCCCCTGCCCCTCTGGATCCGGGTCGGACACGGAGAACACCAGACCCCAAGAAAACACCTTCCCCAAGGGGGACCCGGACCTGAAGAAGGAGAACGATGAGGACAAGTTCCCCGTGTGCATCCGAGAGGCGGTGAGCCAAGTGCTCAAGGGCTACGACTGGACCTTAGTGCCCATGCCAGTGCGGGTGAACGGATCCAGCAAAAACAAACCCCATGTGAAGAGACCCATGAACGCCTTCATGGTGTGGGCGCAGGCGGCCCGGAGGAAGCTGGCTGACCAGTACCCCCACCTGCACAACGCCGAGCTCAGCAAAACCCTGGGCAAGCTCTGGAG GCTGCTGAACGAGAGCGAGAAGCGTCCCTTTGTGGAGGAGGCTGAGCGGCTGCGGGTGCAGCACAAGAAGGACCATCCCGACTACAAGTACCAGCCGCGGCGGAGAAAGTCAGTGAAGAACGGGCAGTCGGAGCAGGAGGAGGGCTCCGAGCAAACCCACATCTCCCCCAATGCCATCTTCAAGGCGCTGCAGGCGGACTCCCCGCAGTCGTCCTCCAGCATCAGCGAGGTGCACTCTCCCGGGGAGCACTCGG ggCAATCGCAGGGCCCCCCGACGCCTCCCACCACCCCCAAGACGGATGCGCAGCCGGGCAAGCAGGACCTGAAGCGGGAGGGTCGCCCTCTACAAGAAGGTGGCCGGCAGCCACCCCACATCGACTTCCGAGATGTGGACATCGGCGAGCTCAGCAGCGACGTCATCTCCAACATCGAGACCTTTGACGTCAACGAGTTCGATCAGTATCTCCCTCCCAATGGTCACCCAGGGGTCCCGGCCACCCACGGGCAGCCCGGACAGGTCACCTACACGGGCAGTTACGGCATCAGCAGCACGTCGGGTTCGCAAGCCGGGGCTGGCCACGTCTGGATGTCCAagcagcagccgcagcagcCACCACCGCAGCCCCAGCCGCAGGCGCAGCACGGGCTGCCGGCGCTGAGCAGCGAGCAGGGCCAAGCGCAGCAGAGGACGCACATCAAGACggagcagctcagccccagccacTACagcgagcagcagcagcactccCCGCAGCAGATCAACTACAGCTCCTTCAACCTCCAGCACTACAGCTCCTCTTACCCCACCATCACCCGTTCCCAGTACGATTACACCGACCACCAGAACTCCAGCTCCTACTACAGCCACGCCGCCGGCCAGAGCAGCAGCCTCTACTCCACCTTCACCTACATGAACCCCACGCAGCGCCCCATGTACACCCCCATTGCAGACACTTCTGgggtcccctccatcccccagacccacagcccGCAGCACTGGGAACAGCCCGTCTACACACAGCTCACCAGACCCTAA